A window of Dermacentor andersoni chromosome 4, qqDerAnde1_hic_scaffold, whole genome shotgun sequence genomic DNA:
CACACTGCATGGTGTGCAAGACCTCACAATATTCTTGCAATATTGAACCTGCATTGTTGCAAGATGGAAAAAATAAAAGCCCCCCCCTCCCACAAGGTTTCCGGTACATGTTTTAAAACATATTCAAAGTATAGACTTAACTAGCATCTGTCAGTTGCTGCCAAGGTTTCTTGTGTCACACAATGCTGCTTCAGGAATTTAAAATTAGCCCTAGCATTTGTTGTTCATTTTCACGGTTTCTTTGCTTACCAAACCTCTGCTCTTGGTAAAACCAACATGTTTGCTGTTTCTGAAAATATAGCAATCAATCTTGACATTTCTGCCTTGAGTGTCTCTTTAAGGTGGTGGTTAGAGCCAACACAACTTTATCACTATGAAACTAACATATAAAGAGTGAGCCCACGCTACCACTGAAATTTACAGAATACAAAACAACAATGGTTGCATGACACAGTAACGATACAAGTACCAAGAAAGCACTATCGGTGAAATAATGAGCTGCAATCTTAGAACCATTTGATAGCTGCCTGCCAGGAAAAATACCATCAACAGTTGGCAGTACTAAGAAAGGACCTGAAATCTGTGGCACTAACCAGGAAATGCCAGTGCTATTCTAAAGATATAGAGATTTAATGGCTGCTCTATAAATTCCTTAAAAATTGCAATATGTAAAGTCTCATGACTGCACCATCAATGCACTAAATTAATGTAGCAGCTTTATAAATCTACAATGCTTACAGCTTATATAAGCCACGGTCTTTGGTACATATACCATGACTGGAAAAATAGTTTCACAACACATGACATAAAAAAAAGCCAGTTCCATGCCCAAAAAAAGTTAAGTTTAGTAAAACTATGGGCATAATTTTATAACTTCAGCGATACTTTTACACATGTATGAAGGCACCAAGTTGTTGCTGCAATAGATTTCTTGCAAAGCTTACAAGGACCATAACTTCCCAAATTCTATGTGAGAAATAGAATATGTTAAGTAAACAAAGAAATCAGTCAGCCAACTTGCGTCTCTTGGGCATAACACAGCTGCTCACAGAAGTTATTAGAACATAGAAGTCAAGGAAATAAAACGATCAATTTCACCTCAAGTGCGAGGCAGTGATAGTAACTGCTAGTGCAATATTACATTAGCTACCACAAACATCTGCAGTGGTGTGTGAACTTTCTGAACATCACTGGCGGGCCTCATTTGTAGACAGCTCAACCAGTGCTAAGACACATAGTTTAGGCTTGGTTTATGACCATGACAACAGAGAGCTGGGTGGCTTcagcttgagcaaaggcacaTACTGGCACAGCATACGCAGTGAACTGGCCATAAACCTATTATGTAGCAGCCTGCTTTATAACTGCTATCGTGTACAATCGCTGTTGCTGAAGTTTATTTGATACTATCTGACAAAATATTTCTAAacaaagtgcaagaaaaaaacgAGGATTTGCTGCAGTGATGAAGGATTTATTCATCAGCGAGCTTCTTTTAGCCAATTTTCACTAATGTGAATAACAAAAACCTCAATATAGGTCTTTTGTGCTCAAGATATAGATTAAAGTCGCTCATTTGGCAAAGCACAGCATTGATGTGGCAAATACATCTCCACAGGTTACTACAATAGGTCACTTTAATATTGGTTTACTTAAGGCACAAATTCATATCCAGAATTGAGTGGTGCACTGTATAAGTTGCACACATATTCAGTCAGTCCTCTCATGCAGTGTCTGCATGATGTCATATATTTTTTCTGGTTTCCATGTTCTAAAAATTCTGTCAGCAGCTCTATATGTAGGTAGATTCATCATCATTAGAGACTCATTCCATTGAGCAGATTTGCATGTATACAGTGTGATAACAGAGGAGTGATGGGGTATCCTGTAAATGTCCACCTAGTGAACTGTCCATTTCAGCTGCCACTGACTGGCCAGAGCTGAGCCCATGACAAGAAAACTCACTGTGGGTGCCTGTTTCCTTCTCCCTGGAACCctagcccagccaatcagcacttcaacagcagCCAAAATGAACATGTACGCTAAGTGGACATTTATAGAATACCCCCCAGTAGTAGTAACAATGTTCACCAAGGCACAGTATCATTTAGGCACATTACGGTGTACATAAAACACACAATACACTTACACTAGAATATTTCAAAGCTTCCTCAAATGACAGGCCGGAAAAAACTCGCCTCCTGCCACCGATAGTCAAAATGTACAGCCACGAAGAGTCACTGAAGCATCTCCTGCTTACTTGATCAAAGTTTTCAATTAAAGCAAGACCCTCACCTAAACTCTACCCTGCGCCCTTGATTTTCCCATAGAAATGAAACCAACTTCAGTACCACTCagtttcttctcttttctttagaaCAGCATcagatgaaaagaagaaaaagaaatagcaagGTTAGCACCCATTCTTTAGTAATTGGATAATCTTTCACCAAAGAGTTTACTGCACCATTCAACCTACTTGAAAAAGCCCCATAAGTAATTGTGTTTAAAATAGTGCATTTTATATGCCAAAGCCACAGCGTGACAATGGTGGATGCTTTATTAAATGGCTATAATAAAATTTAACCCATAAGAAGTCAAAAGTGTGCTGAATTCTCACTACGCAGGCTTGCCTAAATTTTGTCATCTTGACCAGTTATGTGGCCAGGGATCGAACAGCTGACCTcatgcaccgcagcaagagataCAGATCACTACATGTGGTGCTCAGGACTAGGACAAGTCGACACTCGTGGTTAGCAAAACATGTGCCTGCTAGTAACACAGCTGCCACTTGCTTAACAACAGCAAACACAATACATGCAGGCAGCACTGCAATGGTAGTTATGATGTAAAACCAGGACACATAATTGAGCTCGGGAGTGTTCTGGTGTGTTCAGTTATTAATTGTTCAAAAAGTCATAACTTTCACTACCACAAATGGCACTCCAAGTATTTACACTTTCCTGCATTTATTCTAtcaatttaaaaataaaattttatgcaCATTGCCTGCTCTGTATACTGAAGTTCTCGCCAATATACTTTGTCAGTAAATATTACAACAaaattgcatttttttgtctacaTCGCTCAAGTGAACACTTGAAATCATGGTTTGCCTCGTTTGCCGAAACATTTAGTTGCTGGCAGGTGGCCATAACCAGTCGTCTCAGTAGCAGCTTTAGTCTCCAATCATGAAGTGCACATATAACGGTaggcttcttttttatttgctgatgaACTAGACATTCAAGGTGCAAAATGTCTTACTGAATGATGCTGGCCTAAAAGTGCCATTTGTTGCCAAATTTGAGCCTAGACAGAGCAACTGTAAGCACAAGGTTTTCTAATAAAGGTGCtagaaaaaaaagtgcaagtCACTGTACAGGTCACCACTCCATGAGGAGTGCGCCTGAAAGGCACTCAGGTTTTTTTAAAAAGGctttttcacaaaaattgggcACCTAAAGCTGCATTTAAGGCATGGTTTAACGCAGCTGCTTGCAGTCAGCAGAGGACACGTGTAAAGAACTGCAAGAGTGGATATCTAAGAAAGAATACATCATGAAAATGGACTTTACCCTCAAACCTATCAAAGGAGATTTCTCCCCTGTAGAACACTACAAGGAAAACACTCCCCACATGACAAAGATCATGTGGCTTAGGGCAGTACTGTAATCTAAAGCTGCCACAACTTAATTTAGGCACTAGATAGATCTTTTCTAAAGACGGGCTTTGAAGTGTTTGTGCCACAGATAGCCAGAGGAAGCACTAGACGTTATCACAAACGGATGGCTGAGTTTGGGTGCTTGTTTTGCAGTATCTGCATGTGCACTTATCACACAGAGATTGTGACTAAAAGCACAGAGAAAATGCTATACTGCTGTGTTATAAAGCAACAGCCAAAAGGGGCACAGTATGCTTTGAGACTCATACCTATTGGCGTGCCTTCAAGCACAGATGAACACTGGCTGAGACTTCTCACAATTCAACATATGTCACCACAGATGTCACCATGCAAGCATCCTGGCTGGCCCCAGTGCAGTTGCAATAGTCACCAAGATAAAAATGTAATTCAAAATATTACTTTTCAGCACAATAAATATATAGAACATTTCTATCAGTGACACATTCTTCATGCTTTACGCTCAACCATGTCACTACCAGTGCGGTATTGGTGGCAACACTCTGCACTTATATAAGCATTAGTCTTGGACATGTGGTGGCTTTTCTACCAGAAATATAAAAAGTTTCAGTTCTGCTCAATATTGCAACAATGTAGCCAGTACTGTTTAACAATACATCTGAAGGTTGATTTTTCAAGGGATGGGGTTGACATATATATTCAAAAACCAAGCAAGTCATGTTTTATTATCTGGACAGGACAATTTTATGCCCCTTTACTACCATCTCCGATTGCACGTAAATATGCCTCTATAGCTGCAATGCATTATtgcttcacaattttttttaaatgtcagcAATTGCTGTCACATTCATAATAAGGTTTCtgaatacatacatatatatatacattttttttttatttcttgtgatGGTAGAATGTTGCTTCATTGCTGACATTGGCTGTGTGCCCAAGTACGTATGCCTCAGCTACTTCACTGCATTGTCACCGCAAGTGACATTCTGCAGCAGCAGTCTTCCAACAATTATAGAATTGCTGGGAGCCCGTCAACAACAATATTGACACTACAGGAGCTTGACAACTAAAAGGCACACTAGGTTTGAGCGAAGGTAAGAAATTAACAAGTATGATGCTGCGGAAGTCGTACAGAAGATGAAACACTGAGTCACCTGTAGGCGGATAGCAACGCTAGTTTGGGCCATTTCCGACCTGCTTTCTTTCAAACCACCGAAACACCAACTAGCGCAAGCTTCGTTACAAATCACATTCAATTTCGCGACAGCCTCACCTGACTTCACTGACCACAGAGGCGCTGAAAGCTCTCTACTGCGACACACAACAAGATCATACTCACATTTCCACTCAATTGACAGTGTCAGGTGCGAAACACAGCAATAGTCAAACAGGTGCGGCGGCGTCAGACGTCGACGCCACTGAGCTTGAGTCGTTTTCGGCACCACACGGCGAAGCTGCCTTGGTCGGTTCGAACTCGGCGTCGAGAAGCGCGATTTGCCGGGCAACAGCCTCGTACCTGAGTTTAGACTCGATCAGCTGCGTGTCGAGCAGCGACATCTCACCGTCCTCTTTGCCGTCGCCTTCCTCCTGTTGACTCTCCATTCTGACGAGTGACACCTCCTGGCTCGCCTGGCGAAGTTCAGTCTCCTCGCGGCCCAAGTTCTCCCCGAGCGCGTTGATGCGGTTGCGCAGCGCCGACACTTCGCCCTCGGCACGCTTAAGCTGCACGTTGGTAATGTTGTGTAGCTCGTTGGCAATCAACCTGAAGCGCATCAGTGTGCTGGACGAGAACACCGAGCCGCCGAACGCCAACCCCGGGTAACCG
This region includes:
- the LOC126536464 gene encoding uncharacterized protein, with amino-acid sequence MSKRSERLSAERPTVEGSERASRSPADGDLDPDADELERLRCSSVQTEQVIAERNRRNARQPSAGYPGLAFGGSVFSSSTLMRFRLIANELHNITNVQLKRAEGEVSALRNRINALGENLGREETELRQASQEVSLVRMESQQEEGDGKEDGEMSLLDTQLIESKLRYEAVARQIALLDAEFEPTKAASPCGAENDSSSVASTSDAAAPV